A genomic window from Pseudomonas argentinensis includes:
- a CDS encoding LysR family transcriptional regulator, which produces MIASTQYQISHVDLALVLALVRGRSLARAAEQLQVDVSTVFRAIRKLEANLGIALFEKSRRGYMPTQSAQALAEQAERAEQALDAARIALQHGEKVISGTVRLTCTDAVLQNLLLPSLAELMPRYPALSLELATTNTFANLSRRDADIALRLSNAPPEHLVGRQLGHTAYYICGRPEHRDAFVQAPTSVPWIAPDDSMPDHITVAWRHQVHPSLVPRYRCSSMSAVATLVQGGLGIAALPDFMARSLDGVERLSEALVACDTDLWLLTRPDCLALRSVQTLFDELTPLLRARLNSR; this is translated from the coding sequence ATGATTGCATCTACGCAATACCAGATCAGCCACGTCGACCTCGCCCTGGTGCTCGCCCTGGTGCGCGGACGCTCTCTGGCACGGGCCGCCGAACAATTGCAGGTGGATGTATCGACGGTGTTCCGGGCCATCCGCAAGCTGGAGGCCAATCTGGGCATCGCCCTGTTCGAGAAGAGCCGCCGCGGCTACATGCCGACCCAGAGCGCCCAGGCCCTGGCCGAGCAGGCCGAGCGCGCCGAGCAGGCCCTGGATGCCGCGCGCATCGCCCTGCAGCATGGCGAGAAAGTCATCAGCGGCACGGTGCGCCTGACCTGCACCGATGCGGTACTGCAGAACCTGCTGCTGCCCAGCCTGGCCGAACTGATGCCGCGCTACCCGGCACTGTCGCTGGAGCTGGCCACCACCAACACCTTCGCCAATCTCAGCCGCCGCGACGCGGACATCGCCCTGCGCCTGTCCAACGCACCGCCCGAGCATCTGGTCGGCCGTCAACTCGGCCACACCGCCTATTACATCTGCGGCCGCCCGGAACACCGCGACGCCTTTGTGCAGGCGCCGACCTCGGTGCCGTGGATCGCCCCGGACGATTCCATGCCCGACCACATCACCGTGGCCTGGCGCCATCAGGTGCACCCCAGCCTGGTGCCGCGTTACCGCTGCAGCAGCATGTCGGCGGTCGCCACCCTGGTCCAGGGCGGCCTGGGCATCGCCGCCCTGCCCGACTTCATGGCCCGCAGCCTCGATGGCGTGGAGCGCCTGAGCGAGGCACTGGTCGCTTGCGACACCGACCTGTGGCTGCTGACCCGCCCCGACTGCCTGGCGCTGCGCTCGGTGCAGACGCTATTCGACGAACTCACCCCGCTGCTGCGCGCGCGCCTTAACAGTCGCTAG
- a CDS encoding NAD(P)-dependent alcohol dehydrogenase: MTTILGYAAQDSSKPLAPYRFQRRAVGANDVQIDILYCGVCHSDLHTARNEWKNTLYPSVPGHEIVGKVTAVGSDVTGFKVGDLAGVGCMVDSCQSCSSCSEGLEQYCEAGFTGTYNGPLFGGENTFGGYSDNIVVDQKFVLRIRHTDNLAAVAPLLCAGITTYSPLRQWNVKQGDKVGIVGLGGLGHMGVKIAAAMGAHVVLFTTSPNKREDALRLGAAEVVVSKNADEMAAHVNSFDFILNTVAAPHNLDAFLGLLKRDATMTLVGVPDSAHPSPEVFGLIFKRRRLAGSLIGGIAETQEMLDFCAEHNIVSDIEMIDIQNINEAYERMLKSDVKYRFVIDMASLAKDQNAA; encoded by the coding sequence ATGACCACCATTCTCGGCTACGCCGCCCAGGATTCCAGCAAACCTCTCGCGCCCTACCGCTTCCAGCGCCGCGCCGTCGGCGCCAACGACGTGCAGATCGACATCCTCTACTGCGGCGTCTGCCACTCCGACCTGCACACCGCGCGCAACGAGTGGAAGAACACCCTGTACCCCTCGGTGCCCGGCCACGAGATCGTCGGCAAGGTCACCGCAGTCGGTAGCGACGTGACCGGCTTCAAGGTCGGCGACCTGGCCGGCGTCGGCTGCATGGTCGACAGCTGCCAGAGCTGCTCGTCCTGTTCCGAAGGCCTGGAGCAGTACTGCGAGGCCGGCTTCACCGGCACCTACAACGGCCCGCTCTTCGGTGGCGAAAACACCTTTGGTGGCTACTCCGACAACATCGTCGTCGACCAGAAGTTCGTCCTGCGCATCCGCCACACCGACAACCTGGCCGCCGTGGCGCCGCTGCTCTGCGCCGGCATCACCACCTACTCGCCGCTGCGCCAGTGGAACGTCAAGCAGGGTGACAAGGTGGGTATCGTCGGCCTCGGTGGCCTCGGCCACATGGGCGTGAAGATCGCCGCCGCCATGGGCGCTCACGTGGTGCTGTTCACCACCTCGCCGAACAAGCGAGAAGATGCCCTACGCCTGGGCGCTGCCGAAGTGGTGGTGTCGAAGAATGCCGACGAGATGGCGGCCCACGTCAACAGCTTCGACTTCATCCTCAACACCGTGGCCGCGCCGCACAACCTGGATGCGTTCCTCGGCCTGCTCAAGCGCGACGCCACCATGACCCTGGTCGGCGTACCGGACTCGGCGCACCCGTCGCCGGAAGTCTTCGGCCTGATCTTCAAGCGCCGCCGCCTGGCCGGTTCGCTGATCGGCGGTATCGCCGAAACCCAGGAAATGCTCGACTTCTGCGCCGAGCACAACATCGTCTCGGACATCGAAATGATCGATATCCAGAACATCAACGAAGCCTACGAGCGCATGCTCAAGAGTGACGTGAAATACCGCTTCGTGATCGACATGGCTTCCCTGGCCAAGGATCAGAACGCCGCCTAA
- a CDS encoding amidohydrolase, translated as MSKQDHLELALIQSDLAWHDPEANRAHFETQLQQAAGADLVILPEMFSTGFSMQSAELAEPEDGPTSQWLSEQARRINAVITGSLIIQAADGSYRNRLLWARPDGSLAHYDKRHLFRMAGEHQHYAAGERQAVFEVKGWRVRPLICYDLRFPVWSRDAVGTDLLLYTANWPAARRLHWNRLLPARAIENLCYVAAVNRIGVDGKGHPYSGDSQVLDFQGDSLLDAGDRTGVFHQRLDGSALVAYRERFPAHQDADPFEFR; from the coding sequence ATGAGCAAACAAGACCACCTCGAACTGGCGCTGATCCAGAGCGACCTGGCCTGGCACGACCCTGAGGCCAATCGCGCCCACTTCGAGACCCAGCTGCAGCAGGCTGCGGGCGCCGACCTGGTAATCCTGCCGGAGATGTTCAGCACCGGTTTTTCCATGCAGTCCGCCGAGCTGGCCGAGCCGGAAGACGGCCCCACCAGCCAGTGGCTCAGCGAGCAGGCCCGGCGAATAAATGCGGTGATCACCGGCAGCCTGATCATCCAGGCCGCCGATGGCAGCTACCGCAATCGACTGTTGTGGGCGCGTCCGGATGGTTCGCTGGCCCATTACGACAAGCGCCACCTGTTTCGCATGGCCGGTGAGCACCAGCACTATGCCGCCGGCGAGCGCCAGGCAGTATTCGAGGTCAAGGGTTGGCGGGTACGCCCGCTGATCTGCTACGACCTGCGCTTTCCGGTATGGAGCCGCGATGCCGTGGGCACCGACCTGCTGCTCTACACCGCCAACTGGCCAGCCGCCCGGCGCCTGCACTGGAACCGCCTGCTGCCGGCGCGAGCCATCGAAAACCTCTGCTACGTCGCGGCGGTCAATCGCATCGGCGTGGACGGCAAGGGTCACCCCTACAGCGGCGATTCCCAGGTGCTGGATTTCCAGGGCGACAGCCTGCTCGATGCCGGGGATAGGACGGGCGTGTTCCATCAGCGTCTTGATGGCTCTGCATTAGTCGCCTACCGCGAGCGCTTCCCGGCGCATCAGGACGCCGATCCGTTCGAGTTTCGTTGA